One stretch of Ktedonobacterales bacterium DNA includes these proteins:
- a CDS encoding replication-relaxation family protein yields the protein MSITPVHDRLLRGDDQVPLGIAQLHLATADQLTRLHYLSGSLKYVKKQLKAMTGNGLIVSDALPTKQRSSPYYYALGARGAEYLNRAGMEVKAYRGSKAEDDSPFIRHTLEVNDLLISAMLLGKANPAYWLDDYRHEHDLKRKPYMLGRRPLIPDGFLNFQTRTPGGVMQMPIALEHDRGTEFQQDFRLKIRRYVTFLHKRGQAELFGVGAITIAFTTFRDEARLEQMRRWTKAELASTSEPETIWHAFYFATLDKPPEPGCWLERRWYTAFDDTPVVLLAM from the coding sequence GTGTCTATCACCCCAGTGCATGACCGTTTGCTTCGGGGTGACGACCAGGTGCCGCTGGGCATTGCCCAGTTGCACCTGGCGACCGCCGACCAGTTGACGCGCCTGCATTACTTGTCGGGCAGTCTCAAGTACGTCAAGAAGCAACTGAAAGCCATGACGGGTAACGGCCTGATTGTCTCTGATGCCTTGCCGACGAAACAGCGCTCTAGCCCGTATTACTATGCCTTGGGTGCACGAGGTGCTGAATACCTGAACCGGGCGGGCATGGAGGTCAAAGCCTACCGGGGCAGCAAGGCAGAGGATGACTCGCCGTTTATCCGCCATACCCTAGAGGTGAACGACCTGCTTATCTCAGCGATGCTGCTCGGTAAGGCCAATCCCGCGTACTGGCTGGATGATTACCGCCACGAGCACGATCTGAAGCGCAAGCCCTATATGCTTGGCCGCCGCCCGCTGATACCCGACGGCTTTCTGAACTTCCAGACGCGCACCCCAGGCGGCGTTATGCAGATGCCGATTGCGCTTGAGCACGACCGGGGTACGGAGTTCCAGCAGGATTTCCGGCTGAAGATCAGGCGCTACGTCACCTTCCTGCACAAACGCGGGCAAGCAGAACTGTTCGGCGTAGGTGCAATTACCATCGCGTTTACGACGTTCAGAGATGAAGCGCGGCTGGAGCAGATGCGCCGCTGGACAAAGGCTGAACTGGCATCGACCAGCGAGCCTGAGACTATCTGGCACGCCTTCTACTTCGCCACTCTCGATAAACCGCCTGAGCCGGGCTGCTGGCTAGAGAGGAGGTGGTACACGGCGTTCGATGATACCCCTGTAGTGCTGTTAGCGATGTAA
- a CDS encoding threonine/serine dehydratase translates to MSFPTLQDILKAQTRIRPYLAHTPLHSYPAINKLVGTTLFIKHENYQPVGAFKVRGGINLISQLTPEERERGVIAASTGNHGQSVAFAARLFGVQSIIIVPEQANPGKVAAMEGMGAQVIKHGATFDESKLHCEELAREHGYRYIHSGNEPLLIAGVGTEALEMLEEQPDLDIIFVPIGGGSGAAGVGIAAHAINPSIQVIGVQSEASPAAYETWKQHRPVTAPNRTFAEGLATGAPFELPQAIMREHLHDFLLLSEEEILRAMVWMIERAHTLAEGAGAAALAGAYRLRDELTGKKVGVICSGGNTSLEHLRLALGQQAPYAQHENS, encoded by the coding sequence GTGTCCTTCCCGACGTTGCAGGATATTCTGAAGGCACAAACACGCATCCGTCCCTATCTGGCACATACCCCGCTTCATAGCTACCCCGCCATCAACAAATTAGTCGGAACCACGCTGTTTATAAAACACGAGAATTACCAGCCGGTAGGGGCCTTCAAGGTACGCGGCGGGATCAACCTTATTTCCCAGCTCACCCCAGAGGAGCGCGAGCGCGGAGTGATCGCCGCCTCCACCGGCAATCATGGGCAGTCCGTTGCCTTCGCTGCCCGGCTTTTCGGCGTCCAGTCTATCATTATTGTCCCGGAGCAGGCCAATCCGGGCAAGGTCGCCGCTATGGAGGGCATGGGCGCGCAGGTGATCAAACACGGTGCGACTTTCGACGAGTCCAAGCTGCATTGCGAGGAACTTGCCCGCGAGCATGGCTATCGCTACATCCATTCCGGCAACGAACCCCTGCTCATCGCGGGCGTTGGCACCGAGGCCCTGGAAATGCTGGAAGAGCAGCCAGATCTCGACATCATCTTCGTCCCCATCGGCGGGGGCAGTGGCGCGGCTGGCGTTGGCATCGCCGCGCACGCCATTAACCCGTCAATACAAGTCATCGGCGTGCAATCGGAAGCCTCTCCGGCGGCCTATGAAACGTGGAAGCAGCACCGGCCCGTCACGGCGCCCAATCGCACCTTCGCTGAGGGCCTGGCTACTGGCGCTCCTTTTGAACTCCCCCAGGCCATCATGCGCGAACACCTGCATGATTTTCTGTTGTTGAGCGAGGAAGAGATTTTGCGGGCTATGGTCTGGATGATTGAACGTGCACATACCCTGGCCGAAGGCGCGGGCGCAGCAGCCCTGGCCGGTGCGTATCGCTTGCGCGACGAACTGACCGGCAAGAAGGTGGGCGTCATCTGCTCCGGGGGGAATACCTCCCTGGAACACCTGCGCCTCGCCCTCGGCCAGCAGGCACCTTACGCCCAGCACGAGAATTCGTGA